A stretch of the Drosophila subpulchrella strain 33 F10 #4 breed RU33 unplaced genomic scaffold, RU_Dsub_v1.1 Primary Assembly Seq24, whole genome shotgun sequence genome encodes the following:
- the LOC119559450 gene encoding nedd8-activating enzyme E1 catalytic subunit, with amino-acid sequence MSVHSPNPALILQSKRFNGLRNILEREGPFCKDDFASSPENLEFLQTECQVLIIGAGGLGCELLKDLALMGFGNLHVIDMDTIELSNLNRQFLFRRTDIGASKAECAARFINGRVPTCRVTPHFKKIQDFDESFYQQFRLIVCGLDSIVARRWINGMLLSMLRYEEDGTLDTSSIVPMIDGGTEGFKGNARVILPGLSACIECTLDLFPPQVNYPLCTIANTPRLPEHCIEYVKIIQWEKQNPFGVPLDGDDPQHIGWVYERALERANEFNITGVTYRLVQGVVKHIIPAVASTNAAIAAACALEIFKLATSCYDSMSNYLNFNDLDGIYTYTYEAEKSENCLACSNTPQPLPVEDPNTTTLEDLIKLMCDSPRFQLKSPALTTVMKDGKRRTLYMSTVKSIEEATRKNLTQSLGELGLQDGQQLTVTDVTSPSALTLQLKYQSNEVEMV; translated from the coding sequence ATGTCTGTCCACTCGCCCAATCCTGCCCTGATCCTGCAGAGCAAGCGCTTCAATGGACTGCGGAATATCCTAGAGCGCGAAGGCCCCTTTTGCAAAGACGACTTCGCTTCCTCGCCGGAGAATCTGGAGTTCCTGCAGACCGAGTGCCAGGTTCTGATCATTGGAGCCGGCGGTCTGGGCTGCGAGCTGCTGAAGGATCTGGCTCTGATGGGCTTTGGCAACCTGCATGTCATTGACATGGACACCATTGAGCTGTCCAACCTGAACCGCCAATTCCTGTTCCGCCGCACGGACATTGGCGCCTCGAAGGCCGAGTGCGCGGCGCGCTTTATCAACGGACGAGTGCCAACCTGCCGGGTGACTCCTCACTTCAAAAAGATCCAGGACTTCGACGAGTCCTTCTACCAGCAGTTCCGCCTGATCGTCTGTGGACTGGACTCAATAGTGGCCCGGCGCTGGATAAACGGCATGCTGCTCTCCATGCTGCGCTACGAGGAAGACGGCACATTAGATACCAGCTCCATAGTGCCCATGATTGATGGCGGCACCGAGGGCTTCAAGGGCAATGCCCGCGTCATCCTGCCCGGATTGTCGGCCTGCATTGAGTGCACCCTGGACTTGTTCCCGCCGCAGGTAAACTATCCCCTGTGCACCATAGCGAATACTCCCAGGCTGCCGGAACACTGCATTGAGTACGTGAAGATCATACAATGGGAGAAACAGAATCCGTTTGGTGTTCCCCTGGATGGCGACGATCCTCAGCACATTGGCTGGGTCTACGAAAGGGCTCTGGAGCGGGCCAACGAGTTCAACATTACCGGAGTCACCTATCGTTTGGTCCAGGGCGTGGTTAAGCACATAATCCCCGCCGTGGCCAGTACGAATGCAGCTATAGCCGCCGCCTGCGCCCTGGAGATCTTTAAGTTGGCTACAAGCTGCTATGATAGCATGTCCAACTATCTGAACTTCAACGACCTTGACGGGATCTACACTTATACCTACGAGGCTGAAAAGTCGGAGAACTGCTTGGCCTGCAGCAACACACCTCAGCCGCTGCCCGTCGAGGATCCCAACACCACCACGCTGGAGGACTTAATAAAGCTGATGTGTGACTCTCCGCGGTTCCAGCTCAAAAGCCCGGCTCTTACCACTGTGATGAAAGATGGCAAGCGGCGGACTCTGTATATGTCCACGGTAAAGAGCATTGAGGAGGCAACGCGCAAGAACCTAACGCAGTCCCTGGGCGAATTAGGCCTACAGGATGGCCAGCAGCTGACGGTTACCGATGTTACCTCGCCCTCTGCCCTCACCCTGCAGTTAAAGTACCAGTCCAATGAGGTTGAGATGGTCTGA